In a single window of the Litorilituus sediminis genome:
- a CDS encoding methyl-accepting chemotaxis protein — MLDKISLKAKVLFLGLLVTLALILLSLESLNELSNFHRNTNNNFQLVEQNVNILTDVSNAHVHFKIQVQEWKNVLIRGNDAKQFEKYLNRFKQSSDTVQQLLSSAIKQSQQLNHNTDELKQVKDLHQALRKSYLSAIANFDANNQLTGKMVDKNVSGIDRPASKAMTALALHAEEAFKQILINARQTMQIEYVKNKTTLISFSVIQGVIILALMIFIFNDLFKTLGGDPRYAAQVCNQVANGNLSIDINLAANDKRSLLFSISNMKNQLAAIIQEVRASSQALASASTQVNSTAQTIAKGASVQAASVEETSASMEQMSASISQNNENAGITDGMAQQAAKEATLGGIAVSETVDAMQKIAEKIGVIDDIAYQTNLLALNAAIEAGRAGDHGKGFAVVASEVRKLAERSQVAAQEIGELAKDSVKRADKAGRSLQEMVPSINKTADLVQEIAAASSEQATGVHQINEAIAQVNQTMQHNAAASEELSATSEEMNFQAVQLQESVNYFQFDTVTASEPNSAATRMSNRNEVQNSNSQETAQNIQRTPNGAGRDSDDDKFVDFN; from the coding sequence ATGCTTGATAAAATAAGCTTAAAAGCAAAGGTTTTATTTCTAGGGCTGCTGGTCACCTTGGCACTGATATTATTAAGCCTTGAGTCTCTTAATGAATTATCTAACTTTCACCGAAATACCAACAACAATTTCCAGCTAGTTGAGCAAAATGTAAACATCTTAACCGATGTCAGTAATGCCCATGTTCACTTTAAAATACAAGTACAAGAATGGAAGAATGTCCTTATTCGCGGTAATGATGCCAAGCAGTTTGAAAAGTACTTAAACCGCTTTAAACAATCTTCCGATACAGTACAGCAACTACTATCAAGCGCTATCAAACAATCTCAACAACTCAATCATAATACTGATGAGCTCAAACAAGTAAAAGACTTGCATCAAGCCCTAAGAAAAAGCTATCTCAGTGCCATTGCCAACTTTGACGCCAATAATCAATTAACAGGCAAAATGGTCGATAAAAATGTCAGCGGTATCGACCGTCCTGCGAGCAAAGCGATGACAGCACTCGCGCTTCACGCCGAAGAAGCCTTTAAGCAAATTCTTATAAACGCTCGTCAAACGATGCAGATAGAATACGTTAAAAATAAAACGACGCTGATTAGTTTTTCAGTTATTCAAGGCGTTATTATTCTCGCCCTAATGATATTCATATTTAACGATCTATTTAAAACCCTCGGTGGTGATCCTCGTTATGCCGCACAGGTTTGTAATCAAGTCGCTAATGGTAATCTCAGTATAGATATTAATTTAGCAGCAAATGATAAGCGCTCACTTTTATTTAGTATTAGCAATATGAAGAATCAGTTAGCAGCAATTATTCAAGAAGTCAGAGCCTCATCCCAAGCGCTAGCCTCAGCTTCAACACAAGTCAACTCTACCGCGCAAACCATAGCCAAAGGCGCCTCAGTGCAAGCAGCCAGTGTTGAAGAAACATCCGCGTCTATGGAGCAAATGTCAGCTTCAATCTCCCAAAACAATGAAAATGCTGGTATTACTGACGGTATGGCGCAACAAGCTGCAAAAGAAGCTACCTTAGGCGGCATTGCGGTATCAGAAACCGTAGATGCCATGCAAAAAATAGCCGAAAAAATTGGCGTCATTGATGATATTGCCTATCAAACCAATCTGCTAGCGCTTAACGCTGCGATTGAAGCTGGTAGAGCAGGCGATCACGGCAAAGGCTTTGCTGTGGTTGCCTCAGAAGTAAGAAAACTAGCAGAGCGCAGTCAAGTTGCCGCCCAAGAAATTGGCGAATTAGCAAAAGACAGTGTCAAACGAGCTGATAAGGCCGGCCGCTCACTACAAGAAATGGTGCCATCAATTAACAAAACTGCCGATTTAGTACAAGAAATCGCGGCCGCCTCTTCAGAGCAAGCTACTGGGGTGCACCAAATAAATGAAGCGATAGCTCAAGTTAACCAAACGATGCAGCACAATGCTGCTGCATCAGAAGAGCTAAGTGCCACCTCAGAAGAAATGAATTTTCAAGCAGTTCAATTACAAGAGTCTGTTAATTACTTTCAATTTGATACCGTAACAGCTTCTGAGCCCAATAGCGCTGCTACTAGGATGAGTAATCGCAACGAAGTGCAAAACAGTAACAGCCAAGAAACGGCGCAGAATATTCAGCGCACGCCCAATGGTGCTGGCAGAGATAGTGATGACGATAAGTTTGTTGACTTTAATTAG
- a CDS encoding response regulator: MSKTILIVDDSASIRQVVAITLKGAGYQVIEAVDGKDGLSKLDGTKVHLIVSDVNMPNMGGIDMVKAIKQMPNYKFTPIIMLTTEASDDMKQQGKAVGAKAWMVKPFKPEQMLQAVQMLT, from the coding sequence ATGAGTAAAACAATATTAATTGTCGACGATTCCGCCAGCATTAGGCAAGTTGTCGCTATCACGCTAAAAGGCGCTGGCTATCAAGTCATCGAGGCGGTCGATGGTAAAGATGGCTTAAGTAAACTCGATGGCACTAAAGTGCATTTAATTGTTTCAGACGTAAATATGCCCAATATGGGCGGTATCGATATGGTTAAAGCAATAAAGCAAATGCCTAATTATAAATTCACACCCATTATCATGCTAACTACAGAAGCCTCCGACGATATGAAACAGCAAGGTAAAGCCGTTGGCGCAAAAGCTTGGATGGTTAAACCCTTTAAGCCCGAGCAAATGCTACAAGCCGTACAAATGCTAACTTAG
- the fghA gene encoding S-formylglutathione hydrolase translates to MMLENISVNKSFAGWHKQYSHASKVLNCTMRFAIYLPPLASEQNKVPVLYWLSGLTCTDENFMQKAGAQKLASELGIAIVCPDTSPRGQEVADDDGYDLGQGAGFYVNATQAPWQIHYQMYDYVVKELPELIQANFPVSELKSISGHSMGGHGALMIALKNPSAYQSVSAFSPISNPINCPWGKKAFTAYLGEDKSLWQHYDTCELMKKAQSFMPALIEQGADDQFLTEQLKIEALQAVVDAKDFDVEINYQAGYDHSYYFIASFIDKHLDFHAKHLT, encoded by the coding sequence ATGATGTTAGAAAATATTAGTGTAAATAAAAGCTTTGCTGGCTGGCATAAACAATATAGCCATGCATCTAAAGTATTAAACTGTACTATGCGCTTTGCTATTTATTTGCCGCCTCTGGCAAGTGAGCAAAATAAAGTGCCGGTACTTTACTGGTTATCAGGTCTTACTTGTACTGATGAGAACTTTATGCAAAAAGCTGGCGCGCAAAAGTTGGCCTCTGAGTTGGGTATAGCCATTGTTTGTCCAGATACAAGCCCTCGTGGTCAAGAGGTTGCTGATGATGATGGTTATGACTTAGGCCAAGGGGCAGGCTTTTACGTTAATGCCACACAAGCGCCGTGGCAAATACATTATCAAATGTATGACTATGTCGTAAAAGAGTTACCTGAATTAATTCAAGCTAACTTTCCTGTCAGTGAGCTAAAAAGTATTTCAGGTCACTCTATGGGCGGGCATGGCGCGTTAATGATAGCGTTAAAGAATCCTAGTGCTTATCAGTCTGTATCGGCATTTAGTCCGATCAGCAATCCGATAAATTGTCCTTGGGGCAAGAAAGCCTTTACGGCCTATTTAGGGGAAGATAAAAGCCTTTGGCAGCACTATGATACTTGTGAGCTGATGAAAAAAGCGCAAAGCTTTATGCCTGCACTTATCGAGCAAGGAGCAGATGATCAGTTTTTAACTGAGCAGCTTAAGATAGAAGCATTACAGGCTGTAGTTGATGCCAAGGACTTTGATGTCGAGATTAACTACCAAGCAGGCTATGATCACAGCTACTACTTTATTGCCAGCTTTATTGACAAGCACTTAGACTTTCATGCCAAGCATTTAACTTGA
- a CDS encoding STAS domain-containing protein: MASCKVVQKRNKVTEVTIAGELDIYCAMEFYQQHIKPLKIQQSLTLKLAKLSDIDTAGVQILIMLIKAAKQQQSPYQIDSISSALAQYSKTFQLERYFDPTPLEEAK, translated from the coding sequence ATGGCAAGCTGTAAAGTAGTGCAAAAACGAAATAAAGTGACTGAAGTCACCATAGCGGGTGAACTTGATATTTACTGTGCAATGGAGTTTTACCAACAACATATAAAGCCACTAAAAATACAACAATCATTAACCTTAAAACTCGCTAAATTATCCGACATTGATACTGCTGGGGTGCAAATACTCATCATGTTAATTAAAGCGGCAAAACAACAACAAAGCCCCTATCAAATAGACTCCATCAGCTCAGCCTTAGCTCAGTACAGTAAAACCTTTCAATTAGAACGTTATTTTGATCCAACTCCGCTTGAGGAGGCGAAATGA
- a CDS encoding response regulator → MKILVVDDMLSMRGVMLHMLASLGYRDADEADNGLVALKMLRDKHYDLLITDLHMPNLDGKQLLTKIRQDEKLKHLPVLMASCEDDRKIVMSLIAEQVSGFMVKPFNIETLKKQLFLLAKAKQSLAS, encoded by the coding sequence ATGAAAATACTTGTAGTAGATGATATGTTGTCAATGCGTGGAGTTATGCTGCATATGTTAGCTAGCCTAGGTTATAGAGATGCCGATGAAGCCGATAACGGTTTAGTCGCATTAAAAATGCTTAGAGATAAGCATTATGATTTACTTATCACTGATTTACATATGCCTAATCTTGATGGCAAGCAATTACTGACTAAGATTAGACAAGATGAAAAGTTAAAGCACCTACCTGTTTTGATGGCCTCATGTGAAGATGATAGAAAAATAGTAATGTCGCTTATTGCTGAGCAGGTAAGCGGCTTTATGGTAAAACCTTTCAATATTGAGACGCTAAAGAAGCAACTGTTTTTACTCGCTAAAGCTAAACAATCATTAGCTAGCTAA
- a CDS encoding protein-glutamate methylesterase/protein-glutamine glutaminase — MTINVMVVDDSAVVRQVLTQIINSSDDMTVYEVANDPVFAYSKMQKQWPDVIILDIEMPRMDGITFLKRIMQERPTPIIICSSLAEKGAQLSLNALAAGAFDIITKPQIGLKGFLEEAGNDIKSVVRAAAKVVNMPLARSSEQTLAIEQKIKASELIDLTEISHTTDRVIAIGCSTGGTIALEKVLTALPRTCPGLAIVQHMPEKFTKAFADRLNSICELEVLEASSGDRIIPGRALIAPGGKHLQIKRSGAQYIAVVSEGPTVNRHRPSVDVLFYSVAKHANQNAIGVIMTGMGNDGAQGLLAMKKAGSKTLAQNESSSVVFGMPKEAIKLGAADNIVDLSEIAALIK; from the coding sequence ATGACCATTAATGTTATGGTTGTCGATGATTCGGCCGTTGTTAGACAAGTACTGACTCAAATCATCAACTCCTCTGATGATATGACTGTCTACGAGGTAGCCAATGATCCCGTTTTTGCCTACAGCAAAATGCAAAAACAATGGCCTGACGTCATCATTCTCGATATTGAAATGCCTCGAATGGACGGTATAACCTTTCTTAAACGTATAATGCAAGAACGCCCCACCCCCATTATCATATGCTCATCGTTAGCCGAAAAAGGGGCACAATTATCACTTAACGCATTAGCAGCAGGCGCTTTTGATATTATCACTAAGCCACAAATAGGGTTAAAAGGTTTTCTAGAAGAGGCCGGCAATGACATTAAATCGGTCGTTAGAGCAGCAGCTAAAGTCGTTAATATGCCATTAGCAAGATCTTCTGAGCAAACACTAGCTATTGAGCAAAAAATTAAGGCAAGTGAGCTTATAGACTTGACTGAAATATCGCACACCACAGATCGTGTCATTGCCATTGGCTGCTCTACTGGCGGCACTATTGCGCTTGAAAAAGTACTTACCGCCTTACCTAGAACCTGTCCGGGTTTAGCCATTGTTCAGCACATGCCGGAGAAATTTACTAAAGCGTTTGCGGATAGGCTAAACTCTATATGTGAATTAGAGGTTTTAGAAGCAAGCTCTGGCGATCGAATTATACCAGGCAGGGCTTTAATCGCTCCTGGAGGAAAGCACTTGCAAATTAAGCGCTCTGGTGCGCAATATATAGCGGTAGTATCTGAAGGACCAACGGTAAATAGGCATCGGCCATCGGTAGATGTTCTATTTTACTCTGTCGCCAAACACGCTAATCAAAATGCTATTGGCGTAATAATGACAGGTATGGGCAATGATGGTGCTCAAGGGCTATTAGCCATGAAAAAAGCGGGTAGTAAAACCTTGGCGCAAAACGAAAGCTCCAGTGTAGTTTTTGGCATGCCCAAAGAAGCAATCAAACTAGGGGCTGCTGATAACATAGTAGACCTAAGTGAAATTGCAGCATTAATAAAATAA
- a CDS encoding EAL domain-containing response regulator: MESLKILVVDDSNVQRSHVMNMCKAQGLSQVTGAINGEDAVEKLTQEHFDLVFIDLEMPVMDGVELARKIAKEKLVNAVIILSSKDPSLISSIGTMAESDGLQVLGTFQKPIKEVDLKASLKRLSSQVSQKESKALYNRLCKDDLVSGINEQQITLYYQPKLTCKGLLLKGVEALARWTHPKLGFVSPVEFITAAEEFNIISELTHYLFDIALKQKVAWREHGVNFHLAFNLSPLSLADSDLANNIAKQVNHYNIDPKDIVLEVTEHAICGELSTAIETLAKLRLKGFKLAIDDYGTGFANAQQLSRVPATELKLDRILVDNVATRPQQLTILKSTVNLAKDIGLTTVAEGVENYDDFKLVSELGGDLVQGYYFAKPMTADNLTLWLKNDLANIRKALKKRQFQNSSE; this comes from the coding sequence ATGGAATCTTTAAAGATCTTAGTCGTTGATGATAGCAATGTGCAACGTAGCCATGTCATGAACATGTGTAAAGCACAAGGCTTATCGCAAGTAACTGGCGCCATAAATGGTGAAGATGCCGTCGAGAAGCTAACTCAGGAACATTTTGATTTAGTTTTCATTGATCTTGAGATGCCGGTTATGGACGGTGTTGAGCTTGCAAGAAAAATTGCTAAAGAAAAGCTCGTCAATGCTGTCATTATATTAAGCTCTAAAGATCCTTCGCTTATTTCAAGTATTGGCACTATGGCAGAGTCAGATGGCTTACAAGTACTTGGAACCTTTCAAAAACCAATAAAAGAAGTAGATCTCAAAGCAAGCCTTAAAAGGCTTTCTTCACAGGTCAGCCAAAAAGAAAGTAAAGCGCTCTATAACCGATTATGTAAAGATGATTTAGTTTCAGGAATAAATGAGCAGCAAATTACTTTATATTATCAACCCAAGTTAACCTGTAAGGGCTTACTGTTAAAAGGTGTTGAAGCACTAGCAAGATGGACTCACCCAAAATTAGGCTTTGTCTCTCCTGTTGAATTTATAACAGCAGCAGAAGAATTCAATATCATTTCAGAGCTGACTCACTATCTATTTGATATCGCACTAAAGCAAAAAGTTGCTTGGCGAGAACACGGTGTTAATTTTCACTTAGCCTTTAATCTTTCTCCGCTTTCTCTCGCTGATAGCGATCTTGCCAACAATATCGCCAAGCAAGTAAACCATTACAACATTGATCCAAAAGATATTGTCTTAGAAGTGACTGAACATGCTATCTGTGGAGAACTATCAACCGCTATTGAAACCTTAGCAAAACTTAGGTTAAAAGGCTTTAAACTAGCCATTGATGACTATGGCACTGGGTTTGCCAATGCTCAGCAATTATCTCGCGTACCAGCAACAGAGCTGAAGCTCGATAGGATTTTAGTTGATAACGTTGCCACTCGCCCACAGCAGCTTACCATTTTAAAAAGCACGGTTAATTTAGCCAAAGATATTGGCTTAACAACCGTTGCCGAGGGCGTAGAAAATTATGACGACTTTAAATTGGTTTCAGAGCTAGGAGGTGATCTCGTGCAAGGCTATTACTTTGCCAAACCTATGACCGCCGATAACCTAACCTTATGGTTAAAGAATGATTTAGCCAATATCCGTAAAGCCCTGAAAAAAAGACAATTTCAAAATAGCAGTGAGTAG
- a CDS encoding chemotaxis protein CheW has translation MTQDNEQGLTEHSKEVIRQFLTFTIADEHFGMELHQTREIIEYAGITQVPLMPQFLCGVINLRGEVVPVIDLSVRLGREPITIHKRTCVIVVELHSFEQHCILGLLADSVNEVIELPASDIEDAPAFGAKIRSEFILGIAKSAEDFIVLLDAEKTLSPIELAHLVEAELEQNDAQ, from the coding sequence ATGACACAAGATAACGAACAAGGTTTAACTGAGCACTCAAAGGAAGTTATCCGGCAGTTTCTCACCTTCACAATAGCTGATGAGCACTTTGGTATGGAGTTACACCAAACTCGCGAGATAATTGAGTATGCAGGTATTACCCAAGTGCCGTTAATGCCGCAATTTCTCTGTGGCGTAATTAACCTTCGTGGCGAAGTTGTTCCCGTTATCGACTTAAGTGTTCGCCTTGGCAGAGAGCCTATCACCATTCATAAACGCACTTGTGTCATTGTTGTCGAGTTACACTCCTTTGAACAACATTGCATATTAGGTCTGCTTGCTGATTCCGTTAATGAAGTGATTGAACTTCCTGCAAGCGATATCGAAGACGCACCGGCTTTTGGCGCGAAAATACGCTCAGAATTTATTTTAGGTATAGCCAAAAGCGCTGAAGACTTCATTGTCTTACTCGATGCAGAAAAAACGCTATCGCCAATAGAGTTAGCTCACTTAGTTGAAGCTGAGCTAGAACAAAATGATGCACAATAA
- a CDS encoding chemotaxis protein CheD, giving the protein MSKNILAKTHSSTILLSPGEVIFSDKALQVKTILGSCVAITIWHPNKFGGLCHFLIANKHKTTDTKTTNYRYGEDALHFLYMKMSDHAPVHEYELRLFGGANMYASNTSPTVGENNVAYAKHWAKQHNLNFTQQDILGKQSRSLFFDLSTGNVCLQQYQQGHHHDH; this is encoded by the coding sequence ATGAGCAAAAACATACTGGCAAAAACTCACAGTAGTACGATTTTACTATCGCCTGGTGAGGTGATCTTTTCTGATAAAGCGCTGCAGGTTAAGACTATTTTAGGCTCTTGCGTTGCCATTACTATCTGGCATCCAAATAAATTTGGCGGCTTATGTCATTTCCTTATTGCCAACAAACACAAAACAACTGATACAAAAACAACGAATTATCGCTACGGAGAAGATGCGCTACACTTTTTATATATGAAAATGTCTGACCATGCCCCTGTCCATGAGTATGAATTACGCCTGTTCGGTGGTGCAAACATGTATGCCAGCAATACTTCTCCCACCGTTGGAGAAAACAATGTTGCCTACGCGAAACATTGGGCTAAACAGCATAATTTAAACTTTACTCAGCAAGATATTTTAGGCAAACAATCTCGCTCTCTTTTTTTTGACTTAAGCACAGGTAACGTATGCTTACAACAATATCAGCAAGGCCATCATCATGACCATTAA
- a CDS encoding chemotaxis protein CheA gives MSLDAAIETFYIEAHEHLEAMENILLQIEEAEPSPELLNDIFRSAHTIKGSAGIFALEHIVNFTHVVENILDKARDNNIVFDNDLLNVLFLCQDHIKTLVNTSLDDFQQNPELQAQSQELITKLAPWTDTNTSELPTEQTSEQDETSQSIQESSNDNNCWHISLRLSEDCLRNGMDPLSFIKFLETLGEIKHIETITENFPNAEDFDSETLYFAYEIALQSNADLEAIENTFMFVKDDSDITILPPDAKIDDYLALIDSLPEENQQLGDILVKCGSLTRHSLEQALNEQQQTNQDISSNNAPSSKLGEVLSQNNLVPEKVIAAALTKQKQTQTNANAGKQIRIDSNRLDHLINLIGELVINQQRIDLLAGKTKSSPLIEAVDDFEDFTEQIRDAALKLRMIPIGATFQRFKRLVRDTAQELNKNIELTITGSETELDRVMVEKLADPLTHIVRNAMDHGLESIEERAATNKTTKGQLTLSAYHDAGHVVISISDDGKGINKDKVLEKAIAKGIVASDGKLSDQELFHLIFHPGFSTAQQITNLSGRGVGMDVVKRNVEALQGNIEIQSNQGLGTQFIIRLPLTLAIIDGFHVESHHTHFIIPQATIIECIDLTSHQDIDSKHCINLRGEMIPYLNISEIFNLKPTKTISNGQQADKKIRTELVIVQFGNDIAGIAVEKLNGEIQTVVKPLGPIFHSLKGIGGSSLLGNGEIAFILDVPQLIELAIKRDGQNNMSKNY, from the coding sequence ATGAGCTTAGATGCAGCCATTGAAACCTTTTATATTGAAGCGCACGAACATCTCGAAGCGATGGAAAATATTCTGCTGCAAATAGAAGAAGCTGAACCATCGCCAGAGTTATTAAATGACATTTTTCGTTCAGCGCATACCATAAAAGGCTCAGCAGGCATTTTTGCACTAGAGCATATTGTTAATTTTACCCATGTTGTTGAAAACATTTTAGATAAGGCTAGAGACAATAATATTGTTTTTGATAATGACCTGCTCAATGTGCTATTTCTCTGTCAAGATCATATAAAAACCTTAGTCAACACTAGCCTTGATGACTTTCAGCAAAACCCAGAATTACAGGCGCAAAGCCAAGAGTTAATCACAAAACTAGCGCCTTGGACTGATACCAACACCAGCGAATTACCCACAGAGCAAACTTCAGAGCAAGATGAAACAAGTCAAAGCATACAAGAGAGCTCAAACGATAATAACTGTTGGCACATTTCATTAAGACTTTCTGAGGATTGTCTAAGAAATGGTATGGATCCATTATCTTTTATTAAGTTTCTAGAAACATTAGGTGAAATCAAACACATAGAAACTATTACAGAGAACTTTCCTAATGCAGAAGACTTCGATAGTGAAACCTTATATTTTGCTTATGAAATCGCCTTGCAATCAAATGCTGACCTAGAAGCCATTGAAAACACCTTTATGTTTGTTAAGGACGACTCTGACATCACCATATTGCCACCCGATGCAAAAATTGATGATTACCTTGCTTTAATTGACTCGCTACCGGAAGAAAACCAACAACTAGGTGATATTCTAGTCAAATGCGGCTCGTTAACCCGACACTCTTTAGAACAGGCTTTAAATGAGCAGCAACAAACTAACCAGGACATAAGTTCAAACAATGCGCCAAGTAGTAAGCTTGGCGAAGTACTTAGCCAAAACAATCTCGTGCCAGAGAAAGTAATTGCTGCCGCGTTAACAAAGCAAAAACAAACTCAGACAAATGCAAATGCCGGAAAACAAATTCGCATTGACTCTAATCGCCTTGATCATCTGATTAATTTAATTGGTGAGCTGGTTATTAACCAGCAACGAATTGACTTACTTGCAGGCAAAACCAAAAGTTCACCGCTTATTGAAGCCGTTGATGACTTTGAAGATTTCACTGAGCAAATCAGAGATGCTGCGCTAAAACTACGTATGATCCCTATTGGCGCAACATTCCAGCGCTTTAAACGCTTAGTGCGCGACACAGCACAAGAGTTAAATAAAAATATAGAACTAACCATTACAGGCTCAGAAACTGAATTAGATCGTGTCATGGTGGAAAAACTAGCCGATCCACTTACCCACATAGTGCGAAATGCTATGGATCACGGCCTAGAATCAATTGAAGAACGCGCTGCAACCAACAAAACTACCAAAGGCCAATTAACCTTATCCGCTTATCACGATGCCGGCCATGTGGTTATTTCCATCAGTGACGATGGTAAAGGCATTAACAAAGACAAGGTATTAGAAAAAGCGATAGCAAAAGGCATAGTAGCATCAGATGGCAAACTTTCAGATCAAGAGCTATTTCATTTAATCTTTCATCCTGGGTTTTCCACAGCACAACAAATCACTAACCTTTCTGGCAGAGGGGTTGGCATGGATGTGGTTAAACGTAATGTTGAAGCCTTGCAGGGCAATATTGAAATTCAATCTAATCAAGGGCTGGGCACGCAATTTATTATTCGCTTACCACTGACCTTAGCCATTATTGATGGCTTTCATGTTGAGTCACACCATACCCATTTTATTATCCCTCAAGCAACCATCATAGAGTGCATTGACTTAACTTCTCACCAAGACATTGATAGTAAACATTGCATTAACCTGCGTGGTGAAATGATCCCTTACTTAAATATCAGTGAAATATTTAATCTCAAACCAACAAAAACTATCAGTAACGGACAGCAAGCAGATAAAAAAATAAGAACTGAATTAGTGATAGTGCAATTTGGCAATGACATCGCAGGTATTGCCGTTGAAAAACTAAACGGCGAAATACAAACCGTAGTAAAACCATTAGGCCCTATTTTTCATTCACTTAAAGGCATTGGCGGTTCAAGCTTGCTCGGTAATGGTGAAATCGCATTTATTTTAGATGTGCCACAACTAATTGAGTTAGCCATAAAGCGTGATGGGCAAAATAACATGAGTAAAAACTACTAA
- a CDS encoding CheR family methyltransferase yields the protein MAKNMSGNIVSESFQAMPSEEVFILFQRLVQKKLGIYLSKQKRLMLGHRLAKRLAKTNIASFSHYYRYINSPENSAELELALELITTNETFFFREPQHFDFLEKHILPQLNPNKAFKVWSAASSTGEEAYSIAMLLSQHYQAPWSLCASDVNKSVINHAKKGIYQNERAKLLPQHYKESFCCKGIDEYQGYIRVKPALRQRINFFCFNLLDPMEGLGQFDVIFIRNVMIYFEDETRQAIINAISKRLSVNGYLFISHSETLHGLEHKFELIQPAIYRLQARCL from the coding sequence ATGGCGAAAAATATGTCAGGAAATATTGTCTCAGAAAGTTTTCAAGCCATGCCAAGCGAAGAAGTATTTATCTTATTTCAGCGCTTGGTACAAAAAAAGCTAGGTATTTATCTGAGCAAACAAAAAAGGCTTATGCTAGGGCATAGACTAGCCAAGCGCCTTGCCAAAACCAATATAGCAAGTTTTAGTCATTATTACCGTTACATCAATTCGCCAGAAAACAGTGCTGAGCTTGAATTAGCACTAGAGCTTATTACCACCAATGAAACCTTTTTTTTCAGAGAGCCACAGCATTTTGATTTTTTAGAAAAGCATATCCTGCCACAACTTAACCCAAATAAAGCGTTCAAAGTGTGGAGTGCCGCCAGCTCAACTGGCGAAGAAGCCTATAGTATTGCCATGTTACTTAGTCAGCACTACCAAGCCCCTTGGTCTTTGTGTGCTTCTGATGTCAATAAATCGGTGATAAACCATGCTAAAAAAGGCATTTATCAAAACGAGCGAGCAAAATTATTACCACAACATTATAAAGAGTCTTTTTGTTGTAAAGGCATTGATGAATACCAAGGTTACATTCGAGTTAAACCTGCCTTGCGACAACGTATTAACTTTTTCTGCTTTAACCTGCTCGACCCCATGGAAGGCCTGGGACAATTTGACGTTATTTTTATTCGCAATGTTATGATTTACTTTGAGGACGAAACCAGACAAGCCATTATAAACGCCATAAGCAAACGTCTGTCAGTCAATGGCTACTTATTTATCAGTCACTCAGAAACCTTACACGGGCTAGAGCATAAATTTGAGTTAATTCAGCCTGCCATCTATCGACTACAAGCTAGGTGTCTATGA